From Mesobacillus boroniphilus, the proteins below share one genomic window:
- a CDS encoding DUF262 domain-containing protein codes for MENNITLKTINELLDSAAFFIPSYQRGYRWDRQQVLNLLDDVYDFMINREKNSSSEFYCLQPVVVRKIQEAEGTVPLYEVIDGQQRLTTIALILTYLNEDPYQLTYETRLNSNEYIWNIREDIDKENHDKNIDFYFFKQAFLTIEEWFQRPRENRRTLKQKFSIALGEEVKVIWYEVAADIEVREVFSRLNIGKIPLTNAELIKALILSKTPEKQKFELANEWDQIERSLREDKLWYFIQPLKAYTNRIEFLFDLYTENVSSRHHDPFYTFYEIQKEEDFQALWLEIKSYLARFKEWFEDRELYHLLGYLTQYKSVANYMSLYDSDSILEKEDFRRALRKEIRSEIKNISLAELSYGDRDKGKIKKVLLLFNILTTLKQKNDEARFPYDRYVKEHWSIEHIHAQNAEGLNTKEQWQAWIKDTIYTLIELNQMNEQPEYSELITALKDGIDDKNFNKDKFTELFNKTLEVTEDHFGSDVHVLENLVLLDRGTNSALSNHFYPVKYRRLKEYDKEGSFIPICTRNTFMKYYSKKVDHFQFWSDQDRNDYLAAIEETLANF; via the coding sequence TTGGAAAATAATATTACTTTGAAAACGATTAATGAATTATTGGACTCTGCTGCGTTCTTTATACCTTCATATCAGCGTGGATATCGCTGGGACAGGCAGCAGGTTTTAAACTTATTGGATGATGTTTACGATTTTATGATAAATAGAGAAAAAAATAGTTCATCTGAATTTTATTGTCTTCAGCCAGTGGTTGTTAGAAAGATTCAAGAAGCGGAAGGAACGGTACCGCTCTATGAAGTAATAGATGGCCAGCAGCGATTGACGACAATTGCATTGATTTTGACCTATTTAAATGAAGATCCTTATCAACTTACATATGAAACCCGCCTAAATAGCAATGAATATATTTGGAACATCCGTGAAGATATTGATAAAGAGAATCATGATAAAAACATCGATTTTTATTTTTTTAAACAAGCATTTCTTACTATTGAAGAATGGTTCCAACGGCCAAGGGAAAACCGACGTACTTTAAAGCAAAAATTTTCTATTGCATTGGGAGAGGAGGTAAAAGTCATCTGGTACGAGGTTGCCGCTGACATAGAAGTCCGTGAAGTTTTCAGCCGGCTAAATATCGGGAAGATTCCATTGACAAATGCTGAATTAATTAAAGCATTGATCTTATCCAAGACTCCGGAAAAACAAAAGTTTGAACTTGCTAACGAATGGGATCAGATTGAGCGAAGCCTTAGGGAGGATAAACTATGGTATTTTATCCAGCCATTAAAAGCCTATACCAACCGTATAGAATTTTTATTTGATCTCTATACAGAGAATGTTTCTAGCAGACATCATGATCCATTTTATACTTTTTACGAAATACAAAAGGAAGAAGATTTTCAAGCACTTTGGTTAGAAATTAAATCATATCTTGCCAGATTCAAAGAGTGGTTTGAGGACCGGGAACTTTATCATTTACTGGGGTATTTAACACAGTATAAATCGGTTGCAAATTATATGAGTTTATATGACAGCGATTCTATTCTTGAAAAAGAAGATTTCCGCCGTGCATTAAGGAAAGAGATAAGGTCTGAAATAAAGAATATCAGCCTGGCTGAGTTAAGCTATGGTGACCGGGATAAAGGGAAAATTAAAAAAGTATTATTGCTATTTAATATCCTGACAACTTTAAAGCAAAAAAACGATGAGGCCAGATTTCCATATGACCGGTATGTTAAAGAACATTGGAGTATCGAACACATACATGCCCAGAATGCAGAAGGGCTTAATACAAAAGAACAATGGCAGGCATGGATTAAAGATACGATTTATACACTAATCGAACTCAACCAAATGAATGAGCAGCCAGAATATAGTGAATTAATTACAGCGCTTAAAGATGGTATTGATGACAAGAATTTTAATAAAGACAAATTCACAGAGTTATTTAACAAAACATTGGAAGTGACTGAAGACCACTTTGGTTCTGATGTGCATGTATTGGAAAACCTCGTTTTATTGGATAGAGGGACCAATAGCGCGCTTAGTAACCATTTTTATCCAGTTAAATATAGAAGGTTAAAGGAGTACGACAAGGAAGGAAGTTTTATACCAATTTGCACCCGGAATACTTTTATGAAGTATTACAGTAAAAAGGTGGATCATTTCCAATTTTGGTCAGACCAGGACCGTAATGATTATCTGGCAGCAATAGAAGAAACATTGGCAAACTTTTAA
- a CDS encoding DUF262 domain-containing protein, whose amino-acid sequence MLTFWDLINDYQIKIPIIQRDYAQGRTDAKSSDIRDLLLEHLKEALNETRYVDFDFIYGTVNGVENEKVLIPLDGQQRLTTLFLLHWYFNVKEEADLQETLSNFSYETRISARDFTRSLVKEWIGFEDIENEVLSKIIIEKKWFHYHWLQDPTVQAMLVMLDSIHERFKNLEREIIPLLTSEDSPITFQFLELKEFGMGDELYIKMNARGKPLSTFENFKAQFEQILEQAGFKDRSKDFSFMLDKEWTDLLWEYRSTSHTIDEAFVELFSFLTTSLAIKDSSFRNPHIFSEPFVKQSELKSIYQKEVNIEFLFESLSLWSSRDEIHKEFKEIAEKISLFTPRHQLLDACINGELSLPERIYLYIIFQKKLHGQEADIPATLRIIRNLVQRVRQVNNGQFNSNLRFDTLGPIFRTIDKLIETNLPAYEAILSFKSVEGFTDTSWEQEKEKAQFIKENPQLKDSLFELEDLPLFKGAIHQLLPIFKQYPYETLMFTKALLQLPDELVSRAMLTIDDYSIQLGWSNLGPRYVFGGSYYREFIWTNNNDLTELFSTLYTLLIESPLKSVEEKLIHVIEHNNEWDPTSWAYYFVKYPAMLKGRKLLYVYEDEEKYAIERLTGANLQADHINPFYEAVINEIDDTDICSYGSSSVRLSEKSRLRTKFGIEFDISEGKWTYKGNEEIAKELDKYVDTIKETDLVQQGVLLVRYAYDQSKALKVAQ is encoded by the coding sequence ATGTTAACATTTTGGGATTTAATAAATGATTATCAAATCAAAATACCCATCATCCAGCGTGATTACGCACAGGGTCGCACTGACGCTAAATCTTCGGACATTCGCGATCTGCTGCTGGAGCATTTAAAAGAGGCACTGAATGAAACTAGATATGTCGACTTTGATTTTATTTATGGAACAGTTAATGGTGTTGAAAATGAAAAAGTGCTTATTCCTCTTGATGGCCAACAGCGATTAACGACATTATTTCTTTTGCATTGGTATTTTAATGTTAAGGAAGAGGCGGATTTGCAAGAGACGTTATCGAATTTCTCTTATGAAACTCGGATAAGCGCCCGGGATTTTACAAGATCCCTTGTGAAAGAGTGGATTGGCTTTGAAGACATTGAAAATGAAGTATTATCCAAAATTATAATTGAAAAAAAGTGGTTTCATTATCATTGGCTGCAAGATCCTACAGTACAGGCGATGTTGGTTATGCTTGATTCCATTCATGAAAGGTTTAAAAATCTTGAAAGAGAGATAATCCCGCTCCTGACAAGCGAGGATTCTCCTATTACATTTCAATTTCTGGAGCTAAAGGAGTTTGGCATGGGAGATGAACTTTATATTAAAATGAATGCTCGTGGCAAGCCACTGTCTACATTTGAAAACTTTAAAGCGCAATTCGAACAAATACTCGAACAAGCGGGTTTCAAAGATAGAAGCAAGGACTTTTCCTTTATGCTGGATAAAGAATGGACAGATTTGCTATGGGAATACAGGAGTACTAGCCATACAATTGATGAAGCCTTTGTTGAGCTATTCAGTTTCCTTACAACTTCTCTTGCGATTAAGGATTCATCATTCCGAAATCCGCACATTTTCTCTGAGCCATTTGTTAAGCAATCAGAATTAAAATCCATCTATCAAAAGGAAGTCAATATTGAGTTTCTTTTTGAATCGTTATCATTATGGAGCAGCCGTGATGAAATACATAAAGAATTCAAAGAAATAGCAGAAAAAATCTCTTTGTTCACCCCCCGCCATCAATTGCTTGATGCATGTATTAACGGTGAATTAAGCTTGCCGGAAAGAATCTATTTGTATATTATTTTTCAGAAAAAGTTACATGGCCAAGAAGCAGATATACCTGCAACCCTGCGAATCATTAGGAACCTAGTTCAAAGGGTACGGCAGGTGAATAACGGCCAATTTAACAGTAACCTGCGTTTTGATACCCTTGGACCGATTTTCAGGACTATTGATAAACTGATTGAAACAAACCTGCCAGCTTATGAAGCGATCCTCTCATTTAAAAGCGTTGAAGGTTTTACCGACACTAGCTGGGAGCAAGAGAAAGAAAAAGCTCAATTCATAAAAGAAAATCCTCAGCTAAAGGATTCGTTATTTGAATTAGAAGATCTTCCTTTGTTCAAGGGTGCCATTCATCAATTATTACCTATTTTTAAACAGTATCCATATGAAACATTAATGTTTACAAAAGCATTGCTCCAGTTGCCGGATGAATTAGTTTCGCGTGCGATGTTAACGATTGATGATTATTCTATCCAGTTAGGCTGGAGTAATTTAGGGCCAAGGTATGTATTCGGAGGCAGTTATTATCGAGAGTTTATTTGGACAAATAACAATGATTTGACTGAGTTGTTTTCGACTTTATATACATTACTCATTGAATCGCCACTTAAGTCTGTTGAAGAAAAACTAATTCATGTCATTGAACATAATAATGAATGGGATCCAACATCTTGGGCATATTACTTTGTTAAATATCCAGCCATGCTTAAAGGAAGAAAATTATTGTATGTCTATGAAGATGAAGAGAAGTATGCTATTGAACGTTTAACAGGTGCGAATCTACAAGCAGATCATATTAACCCTTTTTATGAAGCTGTAATTAATGAGATCGATGATACAGACATTTGTTCTTATGGGTCTTCTTCAGTACGCTTAAGTGAAAAGAGTAGATTAAGAACTAAGTTTGGGATTGAGTTCGATATTTCGGAGGGAAAGTGGACTTATAAGGGAAATGAGGAAATTGCTAAAGAATTGGATAAATACGTAGATACCATAAAGGAGACCGACCTTGTACAGCAAGGTGTATTGTTAGTACGTTATGCTTATGACCAATCTAAGGCTTTAAAAGTGGCTCAGTAG
- a CDS encoding vanadium-dependent haloperoxidase: MINFEKELEAVQRTLENLTSTQKQIAVYYGTGVPTKQWTPVADRLIDTYDVTPTQAARIQAVLHGAINDTMIVVWDLKYRWNVARPNQYDQEMETILCTPRFPTYPSGHAAMSGCAEVILSYYFPTEKMKLERIAEEDAASRLFAGVHFPSDNSEGLELGRSIGHQIVKNLIREQDHDMREIDQQYRGNFDADIFAIDYQQFIPFDFSSDCTSLIKSEPKKLFKNVNVPKPLIKKLR, translated from the coding sequence TTGATAAACTTTGAAAAAGAATTGGAGGCTGTACAACGGACACTCGAAAATTTAACTTCAACCCAGAAGCAAATAGCTGTCTATTACGGGACAGGAGTACCTACTAAACAATGGACTCCGGTTGCTGACCGCTTAATAGATACGTATGATGTTACTCCTACTCAAGCAGCTCGAATCCAGGCAGTATTGCATGGAGCTATCAATGATACAATGATTGTTGTATGGGATTTAAAGTATCGATGGAATGTGGCAAGACCGAATCAGTATGACCAGGAAATGGAAACCATTTTATGTACCCCGAGGTTTCCAACATATCCCTCTGGACATGCTGCAATGTCTGGTTGTGCGGAAGTCATCTTGAGTTATTACTTTCCAACTGAAAAAATGAAGCTGGAGAGAATTGCTGAGGAAGATGCAGCAAGCCGTTTATTTGCCGGCGTCCATTTCCCTTCTGACAACTCAGAAGGACTTGAATTAGGAAGATCAATCGGACATCAGATTGTAAAAAATTTAATTAGAGAACAAGACCATGACATGCGGGAAATTGATCAGCAGTACAGGGGAAATTTTGATGCTGATATTTTCGCCATAGATTATCAACAATTTATTCCTTTCGATTTCTCTTCAGACTGTACTTCCCTCATAAAGTCAGAACCCAAAAAGTTATTTAAAAATGTAAATGTTCCAAAGCCCCTAATAAAAAAACTGAGGTGA
- a CDS encoding CoA-disulfide reductase — MKILIIGGDAAGMSAAMQMVRNSSGHEITVLEKGGVYSYGQCGLPYVISGKIESTDQLIARTPSTFKEKYGIDARVFHEVQKVDTENKMVSGINHSNGEPFSVPYDRLLIATGVSSVVPKWEGVTLPGIFSLKTIPDAKAIMDYLERDIHNVTVIGGGYIGLEMAESFAELGKKVTIIERNKQLAKIFDTDMAELIHEEAVKQNIVLKMVESVEAFGGSDHVESVKTDKGEYETDLVLVAVGVKPNTSFLEETGIKTSVNGAIQVNAYMQTSIEDIYAAGDCATQYHRVKEKDDHVPLGTHANKQGQIAGLNMVDVHKTFKGIVGTSIIKFFDLTLGRTGLSEKEANMLNIPCGSVTITATDIAGYYPDDKKMKLKLVYHKETHKVLGGQIIGENGVDKRIDVLATAIFHSMTTEELLDLDLAYAPPYNGVWDPIQQAARRVE; from the coding sequence ATGAAAATACTTATTATCGGTGGAGATGCAGCGGGTATGAGTGCTGCGATGCAAATGGTTCGAAACAGCTCTGGACATGAAATCACTGTGTTGGAAAAGGGAGGCGTGTATTCATACGGTCAATGTGGCCTGCCTTATGTGATCAGTGGGAAGATTGAGTCCACAGATCAGTTAATCGCGCGCACTCCGTCTACTTTTAAAGAAAAATATGGCATTGATGCACGGGTATTTCATGAAGTCCAGAAGGTAGACACAGAAAATAAAATGGTAAGTGGAATAAACCATAGTAATGGTGAGCCATTCAGCGTTCCATATGACCGCCTTCTGATTGCGACTGGTGTAAGCTCGGTCGTTCCAAAGTGGGAGGGTGTGACACTTCCAGGTATTTTCTCACTAAAAACCATCCCTGATGCAAAAGCAATCATGGATTATCTAGAAAGAGATATACATAATGTGACCGTAATTGGCGGCGGATATATCGGGCTTGAAATGGCCGAAAGTTTTGCGGAGCTCGGCAAGAAGGTAACGATTATTGAAAGAAATAAGCAATTAGCCAAAATATTTGATACAGACATGGCAGAACTGATTCATGAAGAAGCAGTAAAGCAAAACATTGTGTTAAAAATGGTTGAATCCGTGGAAGCATTCGGTGGAAGTGACCATGTGGAATCTGTGAAAACCGATAAGGGAGAGTATGAAACAGATTTGGTGCTAGTCGCTGTAGGTGTGAAGCCCAATACTTCCTTTTTAGAAGAAACAGGAATCAAAACCAGTGTAAATGGTGCGATCCAAGTTAATGCCTATATGCAAACCAGTATTGAGGATATCTACGCGGCAGGAGATTGTGCCACACAATATCACCGGGTAAAAGAGAAGGATGACCATGTTCCATTGGGAACACATGCCAATAAGCAAGGACAAATCGCCGGATTGAACATGGTTGATGTACATAAAACGTTTAAAGGAATTGTAGGCACATCCATTATTAAGTTTTTCGATTTAACTTTGGGGAGAACAGGGCTATCAGAAAAAGAGGCAAACATGCTGAACATCCCCTGTGGCTCTGTAACCATTACAGCAACTGATATCGCTGGTTATTATCCGGATGATAAAAAAATGAAATTGAAACTTGTCTATCATAAAGAGACACATAAGGTTCTTGGCGGGCAAATTATTGGGGAGAATGGCGTCGATAAACGAATCGATGTCCTAGCGACGGCCATATTTCATTCCATGACGACCGAAGAGCTGCTTGATTTAGATCTGGCGTATGCTCCCCCGTATAATGGTGTATGGGATCCAATTCAGCAGGCGGCTAGGAGAGTGGAGTAG
- a CDS encoding DJ-1/PfpI family protein, translating to MKIIIYVYNGITMLDAIGPYEVLRNMTGAEIYFVAERIGEIKADSGFIDINVKHSITDMKEADILVIPGSTIGFIEEMKKENVLKWIQEIDKTTKWTTSVCSGSMLLASAGLLEGLKATSHWKPINLLSDFGSIPTRERIVEQGKYITAAGVSAGIDMALFLANKIVGEDEAKAIQLAIEYDPQPIFHSGNYSNAEEKIVKIAEKKLSKDAKKGLGLLGLLKHSKEILKIIK from the coding sequence ATGAAAATAATCATTTATGTGTACAACGGTATTACAATGCTCGATGCTATTGGACCATATGAGGTTTTAAGGAATATGACTGGTGCCGAAATATACTTTGTTGCTGAAAGAATAGGTGAAATAAAGGCTGATTCCGGTTTTATTGATATTAATGTGAAACATAGTATAACGGACATGAAAGAGGCGGATATTTTAGTCATACCAGGTTCAACGATAGGATTTATTGAGGAAATGAAAAAAGAGAATGTCTTAAAGTGGATTCAGGAAATTGATAAAACGACAAAATGGACTACATCTGTATGTTCTGGTTCTATGTTACTTGCTTCAGCAGGTTTACTCGAAGGATTAAAAGCCACTTCACATTGGAAGCCAATTAATCTATTAAGTGATTTCGGTTCCATTCCCACAAGAGAAAGAATTGTTGAGCAAGGAAAATATATCACTGCCGCTGGTGTTTCAGCAGGTATAGATATGGCTCTATTTTTAGCGAATAAAATTGTCGGAGAAGATGAAGCTAAAGCAATTCAACTTGCAATAGAATACGACCCGCAGCCAATTTTTCATTCGGGTAATTATTCTAATGCTGAAGAAAAAATAGTAAAGATTGCCGAAAAGAAATTATCCAAAGATGCAAAAAAAGGACTAGGTTTACTAGGTTTGTTAAAGCATTCAAAAGAGATTCTCAAAATAATTAAGTAG
- a CDS encoding YczE/YyaS/YitT family protein: MKLKIQVPFFIVGLILFSYGIAVAIKVKYLGVHPWDVLNIAFYDKFGLTIGTWNLIFGIMLVLVTLLINRTYVNIGTFINALMVGPMVDFFLWLDALPQPSTLMFDVLVLLLGVVVMGIGGGMYNAARIGSGPRDGFMLAISVKLGYSISKVRIIVESVVLVIALLLGGPVFIFTFIFTFIQSPIFQASYKVCTRWIEKLSSSINKKAISI, from the coding sequence ATGAAACTTAAAATACAAGTTCCCTTTTTTATAGTCGGACTTATCCTTTTTAGTTATGGTATAGCTGTGGCAATCAAGGTTAAGTACTTAGGGGTCCACCCCTGGGATGTATTGAATATTGCATTTTATGATAAGTTTGGTTTAACAATCGGAACGTGGAACTTGATTTTTGGTATCATGTTAGTTCTTGTAACGCTGTTGATTAATCGTACTTATGTTAATATTGGCACCTTTATTAATGCACTGATGGTTGGCCCAATGGTTGACTTTTTTCTCTGGCTAGATGCTTTGCCCCAGCCTTCCACGCTCATGTTTGATGTGTTGGTATTGCTGCTTGGTGTTGTGGTCATGGGTATTGGAGGAGGAATGTATAATGCTGCTAGAATCGGATCAGGGCCAAGAGACGGATTTATGCTTGCGATTTCAGTTAAGCTTGGGTATTCAATCAGCAAAGTGCGTATTATTGTTGAGAGTGTTGTGCTGGTGATTGCCCTGTTACTGGGAGGGCCGGTCTTTATTTTCACCTTTATTTTTACATTTATCCAGAGTCCAATTTTCCAGGCTTCCTACAAGGTGTGTACAAGATGGATTGAAAAATTATCTAGCTCAATTAACAAAAAGGCGATTTCTATTTGA
- a CDS encoding CBO0543 family protein, which produces MYLLLVIVVYIAFAKKFVKWERWKEYYPTVQFYIICNLLYNFLFYQHTLWKYKAVTVDWLNHTLIEIAFTFLIVPVVLMIYLEYFPKGKLKGILYLMIWVAYFSILEYLFEAKGLFIYENGWNGWWSVLFNIITFTVIKIHFKNPLAAFLVSAPIIAVLLLFFHPALHELK; this is translated from the coding sequence ATGTATTTATTATTGGTCATTGTTGTTTATATTGCTTTTGCAAAAAAATTCGTTAAGTGGGAAAGGTGGAAGGAATACTACCCCACCGTCCAGTTCTATATAATTTGTAATTTATTGTATAACTTCCTCTTTTATCAACATACTTTATGGAAGTATAAAGCTGTTACAGTAGATTGGCTAAATCACACACTGATTGAGATTGCCTTTACATTTTTAATTGTCCCTGTCGTATTGATGATTTATCTTGAATATTTTCCAAAGGGAAAGTTAAAAGGAATTTTATATTTAATGATCTGGGTGGCATATTTCTCTATCTTAGAATATCTCTTTGAGGCAAAGGGTCTGTTTATTTATGAAAATGGCTGGAACGGCTGGTGGTCTGTATTATTTAACATCATTACTTTTACTGTAATTAAAATTCACTTCAAGAACCCTTTAGCAGCATTCCTGGTGTCGGCACCAATTATTGCGGTTCTCTTATTGTTTTTTCACCCAGCGTTACATGAATTGAAATAG
- a CDS encoding STAS domain-containing protein produces MDFDNNKKLYDFITEDPSILTNKWLSTRPSNPTSVYSSDNHQAEAKLREQNGLFIKTVAKVLVATENEVDQEIKAWARTVAVDRVETRTPIHEIIHQFRVFRGVFWEHISQFVMENKEEISGTEILEWSSLIHSTFDIIIETLTEEYHHYYNDRLSVQSELINELSAPIIPLSDSIGVLPLVGEIDTKRAKYITESVLMQSKDYRITHLFIDLSGVSIIDTMVANQLFQIIDILKLIGVKVYISGIRPEIAQTAVQLGINFHKIPTQATLKQALKANKIIISDLHTAQK; encoded by the coding sequence ATGGATTTCGATAATAATAAGAAGCTCTATGATTTTATTACTGAAGACCCTTCAATTCTCACTAATAAATGGCTAAGTACGAGACCTAGCAACCCAACAAGTGTATACTCTTCTGACAACCACCAAGCTGAAGCTAAATTAAGAGAGCAAAATGGTCTTTTTATTAAAACCGTAGCCAAAGTACTCGTTGCAACCGAAAATGAAGTAGATCAAGAGATTAAAGCTTGGGCACGAACCGTTGCAGTGGACCGCGTGGAAACAAGGACTCCCATCCACGAAATCATTCATCAATTCCGGGTGTTTCGAGGTGTTTTCTGGGAACATATCAGTCAGTTCGTAATGGAGAATAAAGAGGAAATTTCCGGAACGGAAATACTGGAATGGAGTTCACTGATCCATTCCACATTTGATATAATCATTGAAACTTTGACTGAAGAATACCATCACTATTACAATGATAGACTTTCTGTCCAAAGCGAATTGATCAATGAATTGAGTGCCCCAATCATACCACTCTCAGATTCTATAGGAGTATTGCCACTTGTAGGAGAAATTGATACCAAGCGTGCAAAGTACATAACAGAATCCGTCCTGATGCAAAGCAAAGATTACAGAATAACTCATCTGTTTATCGATTTATCAGGTGTGTCCATTATAGATACAATGGTAGCAAACCAGTTATTCCAAATCATTGACATTTTGAAGTTAATCGGTGTAAAAGTGTATATAAGCGGAATACGCCCAGAAATAGCACAAACAGCTGTCCAACTAGGGATCAACTTTCATAAGATTCCAACACAGGCAACCTTAAAGCAAGCATTAAAAGCTAATAAAATCATAATATCCGATCTTCATACGGCACAGAAGTAG
- the ilvA gene encoding threonine ammonia-lyase encodes MMNLDDVILSREKMKGIVHTTPLDYSKTFSTLSNNEVFLKLENLQKTGSFKVRGSYNKLISLSPEELQKGVVAASAGNHAQGVAYSSQMLGIPCTIVMPKGAPLSKVLATRQYGAEVILEGAVFDEALAYALELKDKIGATFIHAFDDEAVIAGQGTVGLEILDQLPDVEAIVCPVGGGGLIAGVALAVKEKNPDIKVYGVQTLACPSMKQSLTENRPVAVEAAPTMADGIAVQKPGQKTFEIIRKYVDDIFCVDEMEIARTMLLVLERNKLLVEGSGASPLAALLYDKVKLTGKKVAAVLSGGNVDVNFISRIIERGLVESGRFAHFTITLKDKPGELQRVLSSATELNANIQFVNLHRIGKHIYPGYAQLELSVETKNHEHIEQLYNKLRNQGFQLQMDE; translated from the coding sequence ATAATGAATTTGGATGATGTAATTTTATCACGTGAAAAAATGAAGGGAATTGTCCATACGACACCCCTTGATTATTCTAAAACGTTTAGCACTCTCTCAAATAATGAAGTATTTTTGAAGCTTGAAAACCTGCAAAAGACGGGCTCCTTCAAAGTCAGGGGTTCTTATAATAAACTCATATCTTTGTCTCCTGAAGAGCTTCAAAAGGGAGTTGTGGCAGCTTCTGCCGGGAACCATGCCCAGGGTGTGGCGTATTCGAGCCAGATGCTTGGCATTCCGTGTACAATCGTGATGCCAAAAGGCGCACCTCTCAGCAAGGTGCTGGCAACGCGGCAATACGGTGCTGAAGTCATCCTCGAAGGTGCGGTATTTGATGAAGCTTTAGCTTATGCATTGGAGCTGAAAGACAAGATTGGCGCAACTTTTATCCATGCTTTCGATGATGAGGCAGTCATTGCCGGACAAGGGACAGTTGGTTTGGAAATTCTTGATCAGCTGCCAGATGTGGAGGCGATTGTCTGCCCTGTTGGCGGGGGAGGTCTTATTGCAGGTGTTGCGCTGGCGGTAAAAGAGAAAAATCCTGACATTAAGGTATATGGAGTCCAGACGCTCGCTTGTCCTAGTATGAAACAGTCATTAACAGAGAATAGACCTGTCGCAGTTGAAGCAGCTCCGACGATGGCAGATGGAATTGCTGTCCAGAAGCCTGGGCAAAAGACTTTTGAAATCATTAGAAAATATGTTGATGACATTTTTTGTGTGGATGAAATGGAAATAGCCAGAACCATGCTTCTTGTCCTCGAGAGAAATAAGTTGTTGGTAGAGGGATCAGGCGCGAGTCCGCTTGCAGCACTGCTTTATGACAAAGTAAAGCTTACCGGCAAGAAGGTTGCCGCTGTTTTAAGCGGGGGCAATGTCGATGTCAATTTCATATCCCGAATCATCGAACGCGGACTGGTTGAATCAGGAAGATTTGCCCATTTTACGATTACTTTAAAAGATAAGCCGGGAGAGCTGCAAAGAGTGTTAAGCTCAGCAACTGAACTTAATGCAAATATCCAATTTGTCAACCTGCACCGTATCGGCAAGCATATCTATCCAGGCTATGCTCAGCTGGAGCTATCAGTAGAGACGAAGAACCATGAACATATAGAGCAGCTATATAACAAGTTAAGGAATCAGGGTTTTCAGCTGCAAATGGACGAATAA